In a single window of the Neoarius graeffei isolate fNeoGra1 chromosome 28, fNeoGra1.pri, whole genome shotgun sequence genome:
- the wasf3a gene encoding actin-binding protein WASF3 isoform X2, with amino-acid sequence MPLVKRSIKPHHVCRVAVPESVGCELECVTNNTLSSIIHQLSSLSKHAEDVFGELFNEANGFYMRANSLQDRLDRLAVKVTQLDSNIEEVSLQDINMWKAFRSSTAEDQQVMSRISIPSPVAEMYSSCEKPPALSVLSTYREDHVDGMKFYTDPSYFFDLWKEKMLQDTEDKRKERRRQREQRCVEDGTLQREVRKVRKARNRRQEWNMMAFDKELRPNHPDPHTVQQGAISDSSLSPEARPHCSDIPDHTHFLPDHALPSSSEGVEHEYQSIGGPVGVAGSVPAGCSLNSSSFLNMPTGGGVNGDIILPPVDYSLMEYYASSSSLPPPPAPIIPSSQTAFATLITPPAPPSSHPGPSSSALSYPLPPVPLPGPLLTPPPPGPPPPPILPVPSHLVGREEGRSQESQTITDRRSDLLSAIRMGIRLKKVQEQRAMRECSENDVASILSRRIAVEYSDSEDESELDVNDWSD; translated from the exons atgccctTGGTGAAGAGGAGCATTAAGCCACATCATGTGTGTCGGGTCGCTGTACCTGAGAGTGTCGGCTGTGAACTGGAGTGTGTAACAAACAACACACTGTCTTCCATCATCCACCAACTCAGCAGCCTCA GTAAACATGCGGAGGACGTGTTCGGAGAGCTGTTCAATGAAGCAAACGGTTTTTACATGCGTGCAAACTCACTGCAGGACCGACTGGACCGGCTTGCTGTCAAAGTCACACAGCTGGACTCCAACATCGAGGAAG TGTCTCTGCAGGACATTAACATGTGGAAGGCCTTTAGAAGCTCCACTGCAGAGGATCAGCAGGTCATGTCCCGTATCAGCATCCCAAGCCCTGTAGCTGAGATGTACAGCAGCTGTGAGAAACCGCCAGCACTCAGTGTGCTCTCCACCTACAG AGAGGATCATGTGGATGGAATGAAGTTCTACACGGATCCTTCTTATTTCTTTGACCTGTGGAAGGAAAAAATGCTTCAGGACACTGAGGACAAGAGGAAAGAGAGGAgaagacagaga gaGCAGAGGTGTGTTGAGGATGGAACGTTACAGCGGGAGGTCCGAAAAGTGCGTAAAGCACGAAATCGTCGTCAGGAGTGGAACATGATGGCATTTGATAAAGAGCTGCGTCCAAATCATCCAGATCCTCACACTGTCCAGCAGGGGGCGATATCTGATAGCTCACTGTCTCCTGAGGCCAG ACCTCACTGTTCAGACATTCCTGACCACACCCACTTTCTGCCTGATCATGCTTTGcccagttccagtgaaggggtgGAGCATGAGTACCAAAGCATTGGTGGACCAGTGGGCGTGGCTGGTAGTGTTCCTGCTGGATGCAGTTTAAATTCGTCTTCCTTTTTGAACATGCCCACAGGGGGCGGAGTTAATGGAGACATCATACTTCCACCTGTAGATTATAG tttgaTGGAATATTATGCCAGTTCCagttctcttcctcctcctccagctCCCATCATCCCCTCATCACAGACTGCTTTTGCCACGCTCATAACACCCCCAGCCCCACCCTCTTCCCATCCTGGTCCCTCCAGCTCTGCTTTATCCTATCCCCTGCCACCTGTCCCACTTCCTGGGCCACTTCTAACCCCACCCCCTCCAGGACCACCACCTCCACCGATACTTCCTGTTCCATCTCACCTGGTGGGAAGAGAGGAGGGGCGGAGCCAGGAGTCTCAGACAATCACAGACAGGCGCAGTGACTTGCTGTCAGCTATACGCatgg GTATTCGGCTAAAGAAGGTTCAGGAGCAGCGAGCAATGAGGGAATGTTCAGAAAATGATGTAGCTTCCATCCTGTCCAGACGCATCGCCGTCGAGTACAGCGACTCCGAGGACGAGTCGGAGCTGGACGTCAACGACTGGTCTGACTga
- the wasf3a gene encoding actin-binding protein WASF3 isoform X1 has translation MPLVKRSIKPHHVCRVAVPESVGCELECVTNNTLSSIIHQLSSLSKHAEDVFGELFNEANGFYMRANSLQDRLDRLAVKVTQLDSNIEEVSLQDINMWKAFRSSTAEDQQVMSRISIPSPVAEMYSSCEKPPALSVLSTYREDHVDGMKFYTDPSYFFDLWKEKMLQDTEDKRKERRRQREQRCVEDGTLQREVRKVRKARNRRQEWNMMAFDKELRPNHPDPHTVQQGAISDSSLSPEARWSGHGHTHTFVSISLPHCSDIPDHTHFLPDHALPSSSEGVEHEYQSIGGPVGVAGSVPAGCSLNSSSFLNMPTGGGVNGDIILPPVDYSLMEYYASSSSLPPPPAPIIPSSQTAFATLITPPAPPSSHPGPSSSALSYPLPPVPLPGPLLTPPPPGPPPPPILPVPSHLVGREEGRSQESQTITDRRSDLLSAIRMGIRLKKVQEQRAMRECSENDVASILSRRIAVEYSDSEDESELDVNDWSD, from the exons atgccctTGGTGAAGAGGAGCATTAAGCCACATCATGTGTGTCGGGTCGCTGTACCTGAGAGTGTCGGCTGTGAACTGGAGTGTGTAACAAACAACACACTGTCTTCCATCATCCACCAACTCAGCAGCCTCA GTAAACATGCGGAGGACGTGTTCGGAGAGCTGTTCAATGAAGCAAACGGTTTTTACATGCGTGCAAACTCACTGCAGGACCGACTGGACCGGCTTGCTGTCAAAGTCACACAGCTGGACTCCAACATCGAGGAAG TGTCTCTGCAGGACATTAACATGTGGAAGGCCTTTAGAAGCTCCACTGCAGAGGATCAGCAGGTCATGTCCCGTATCAGCATCCCAAGCCCTGTAGCTGAGATGTACAGCAGCTGTGAGAAACCGCCAGCACTCAGTGTGCTCTCCACCTACAG AGAGGATCATGTGGATGGAATGAAGTTCTACACGGATCCTTCTTATTTCTTTGACCTGTGGAAGGAAAAAATGCTTCAGGACACTGAGGACAAGAGGAAAGAGAGGAgaagacagaga gaGCAGAGGTGTGTTGAGGATGGAACGTTACAGCGGGAGGTCCGAAAAGTGCGTAAAGCACGAAATCGTCGTCAGGAGTGGAACATGATGGCATTTGATAAAGAGCTGCGTCCAAATCATCCAGATCCTCACACTGTCCAGCAGGGGGCGATATCTGATAGCTCACTGTCTCCTGAGGCCAGGTGGAGtggacacggacacacacacacgtttgtgtcgatatcctt ACCTCACTGTTCAGACATTCCTGACCACACCCACTTTCTGCCTGATCATGCTTTGcccagttccagtgaaggggtgGAGCATGAGTACCAAAGCATTGGTGGACCAGTGGGCGTGGCTGGTAGTGTTCCTGCTGGATGCAGTTTAAATTCGTCTTCCTTTTTGAACATGCCCACAGGGGGCGGAGTTAATGGAGACATCATACTTCCACCTGTAGATTATAG tttgaTGGAATATTATGCCAGTTCCagttctcttcctcctcctccagctCCCATCATCCCCTCATCACAGACTGCTTTTGCCACGCTCATAACACCCCCAGCCCCACCCTCTTCCCATCCTGGTCCCTCCAGCTCTGCTTTATCCTATCCCCTGCCACCTGTCCCACTTCCTGGGCCACTTCTAACCCCACCCCCTCCAGGACCACCACCTCCACCGATACTTCCTGTTCCATCTCACCTGGTGGGAAGAGAGGAGGGGCGGAGCCAGGAGTCTCAGACAATCACAGACAGGCGCAGTGACTTGCTGTCAGCTATACGCatgg GTATTCGGCTAAAGAAGGTTCAGGAGCAGCGAGCAATGAGGGAATGTTCAGAAAATGATGTAGCTTCCATCCTGTCCAGACGCATCGCCGTCGAGTACAGCGACTCCGAGGACGAGTCGGAGCTGGACGTCAACGACTGGTCTGACTga
- the gtf3aa gene encoding general transcription factor IIIAa: MREINKPTSGMFICSFPDCWASYDKEWKLEAHLCKHTGVRPFECKYAGCIKSFCTKSHLARHELTHTGEKPFSCSEDGCTESFTTNFNLRKHISRKHQQDVNLYICTFEGCGKSFKKNNLLKTHESTHTNQLPYECTHEGCERRFANPSKRKRHEKVHKGYTCPAEDCSFVAKTWTELTKHRKEHKVRVQCDECKKTFRDRWFLKQHQRVHSEARVVFLCPRDGCKRSYTTAFNLQSHILSFHEQQRTFSCTEPGCTKTFSMKQSLQRHAVVHDPERKKQKKPRPTRSLASHLSGYKMAKKCRSETPDLSESPPVISSEPVKNDVTSPAMSDAEIVQ; encoded by the exons ATGCGGGAAATTAATAAACCAACTTCCGGAATGTTTATCTGCTCTTTTCCCGACTGCTGGGCGTCCTACGATAAAGAGTGGAAGCTTGAGGCTCATCTGTGTAAACACACCGGAGTG AGGCCCTTTGAGTGCAAATATGCTGGATGCATCAAATCGTTCTGCACTAAATCTCATCTCGCTCGTCATGAGCTCACTCACACCGGAGAGAAACCCTTCAG CTGCAGTGAAGACGGCTGCACAGAAAGTTTCACCACAAACTTTAACCTGAGGAAACACATTTCACGTAAACACCAACAGGATGTGAATCTGTACATC TGTACGTTTGAAGGATGTGGCAAAAGCTTCAAGAAGAACAACCTGCTGAAGACTCACGAAAGCACGCACACAAACCAGCTCCCATATGA ATGTACACATGAGGGCTGCGAGAGACGCTTTGCGAATCCCAGCAAAAGAAAACGTCATGAGAAAGTGCACAAGG GTTACACGTGTCCAGCTGAGGATTGCTCATTTGTTGCAAAGACGTGGACTGAACTCACCAAGCACAGGAAAGagcataaag tgAGGGTGCAGTGTGACGAGTGTAAGAAGACATTCAGGGATCGGTGGTTCCTGAAACAGCACCAGCGCGTTCACTCTGAAGCTCGGGTCGTGTTCCTGTGTCCGAGAGATGGGTGTAAGCGTTCCTACACCACCGCCTTCAACCTGCAGAGCCACATCCTGTCCTTCCATGAGCAGCAGCGAACATTCAGCTGCACTGAGCCCGGCTGCACCAAAACCTTCTCCAtgaag CAAAGTTTACAGCGTCACGCTGTGGTTCATGACCCTGAGAGAAAGAAACAG aagAAACCCCGTCCAACACGATCACTGGCATCTCATCTGAGTGGctacaaaatggcaaaaaaaTGCCGGTCAGAAACACCAGACCTCAGCGAATCTCCTCCGGTGATCTCATCAGAACCTGTCAAGAATGATGTAACGAGCCCAGCCATGTCTGATGCTGAAATCGTCCAATAA
- the mtif3 gene encoding translation initiation factor IF-3, mitochondrial, producing MSLGCLRLALSRTLRASCPSTSPLTFLLLYKPQPSRTTWGYLGIKLQQWTPFSTIADDDGDTAENEPHKKKKKHDPKARTTISSVGRKIYQRHLILLDEEGENLGTMHRANALRLMDEKGLKLVPVNENAEPPVYRLMSGKQIHEEQMKLRDKQKARATGVVQVKDLTLSSDIALHDLDTKLKQVTSWLEKKYHVRLTLRPRREQSAQPLDLVLDEMVGRITAPLGFVNKPQLIREGRAASCVLRPPSAKELQAQGMRPTAQTPSNTPKSNQEPDGSPSERNKESPQH from the exons ATGTCTTTAGGTTGTCTGAGGTTGGCTCTGAGCCGCACACTGAGAGCCTCGTGTCCCTCGACAAGCCCACTGACATTCCTCCTCCTGTATAAACCCCAGCCTAGCAGAACCACATGGGGTTACCTGGGCATAAAGCTCCAGCAGTGGACACCGTTCTCCACCATCGCGGATGATGATGGAGACACCGCTGAGAATGAACCacacaagaagaaaaagaaacatgACCCAAAAGCTCGAACCACCATTAGCAGCGTGGGCAGGAAGATTTACCAACGCCACCTGATCCTGCTGGATGAGGAGGGCGAGAACCTGGGAACCATGCACCGGGCCAATGCCCTGAGGCTCATGGATGAAAAAGGGCTGAAACTGGTGCCTGTGAATGAGAACGCTGAGCCGCCGGTGTACCGGCTCATGAGTGGGAAACAGATTCATGAGGAGCAGATGAAACTGCGGGATAAACAGAAAGCCAGGGCTACAG GTGTTGTCCAGGTGAAAGACCTAACTCTGTCCTCTGATATCGCGCTACACGACCTGGACACAAAACTAAAACAAGTAACTAGTTGGCTGGAGAAAAAGTACCACGTGAGACTGACGCTGAGGCCAAGACGGGAACAGAGCGCACAGCCTCTG GATTTGGTTCTGGATGAGATGGTCGGGAGAATAACGGCTCCCCTTGGCTTCGTCAACAAACCCCAACTCATCCGGGAGGGTCGAGCAGCCAGCTGCGTCCTGCGTCCTCCATCTGCTAAAGAGCTGCAGGCTCAGGGGATGCGACCCACAGCACAGACTCCCTCCAACACTCCCAAATCAAACCAGGAACCGGACGGTTCTCCATCAGAGCGGAACAAAGAGTCTCCGCAGCATTGA